In a single window of the Amycolatopsis sp. cg5 genome:
- a CDS encoding oxidoreductase, which produces MVEVGLFDSLRRRGKDGQKAGTLRKATSGDTRHLEEWAASRQGVEAYVEPRTTVTETTVVLIAHDGEWTRRRIESLEAAQAFGKKRQMPVYEVARVGYPKRMREYTERQKRAKD; this is translated from the coding sequence GTGGTCGAGGTGGGTCTCTTCGACTCGCTGCGCAGGCGCGGCAAGGACGGTCAAAAGGCCGGTACGCTGCGGAAAGCCACGTCCGGCGACACCCGTCACCTCGAGGAGTGGGCCGCGTCCCGGCAGGGCGTCGAGGCCTACGTGGAGCCTCGGACGACCGTGACGGAGACAACCGTGGTGTTGATCGCACACGACGGTGAGTGGACCCGGCGGCGCATCGAAAGCCTGGAGGCCGCGCAGGCCTTCGGCAAGAAACGCCAGATGCCGGTGTACGAGGTCGCCCGCGTCGGCTACCCGAAGCGGATGCGCGAGTACACCGAGCGCCAAAAGCGCGCCAAGGACTGA
- the lpdA gene encoding dihydrolipoyl dehydrogenase, whose translation MTDTSADLVILGGGSGGYAAAFRAAELGLSVILIEKDKLGGTCLHRGCIPTKALLHAAEVADETREAESVGVKAVFEGIDIAGVNKYKDTIIARLYKGLQGLAKAHKVQLVEGTGTFAGGTTVEVDGTRYTGKNVILATGSYSRTLPGLELGGRVIASEQALALDFVPKKVVVLGGGVIGVEFASVWASFGVEVTIVEALPRLVPNEDEYISKQLERAFRRRKIAFKTGVRFTGVKQDDNGVAVSLESGETLEADLLLVAVGRGPNSAGHGYEEAGVTIDRGFVLTNDRLQTNLPNVYAVGDIVPGLQLAHRGFQQGIFVAEEIAGLEPRVIDEAGIPRVTYSHPEVASVGLTESQAKDKYGAEVTTFTYDLGGNGKSQILKTSGGVKLIKAPDGPVVGVHMVGDRVGELIGEAQLIYSWEAFPEDVAPLIHAHPTQTEALGEAFLALAGKPLHVHS comes from the coding sequence GTGACCGACACCTCCGCCGACCTTGTGATCCTTGGTGGCGGATCGGGCGGCTATGCCGCCGCGTTCCGCGCGGCCGAGCTGGGCCTTTCCGTCATCCTGATCGAGAAGGACAAGCTGGGCGGGACGTGCCTCCACCGAGGCTGCATCCCCACCAAAGCACTGTTGCACGCGGCCGAGGTTGCCGACGAGACCCGTGAGGCCGAGTCCGTCGGTGTGAAGGCGGTCTTCGAGGGCATCGACATCGCCGGGGTCAACAAGTACAAGGACACGATCATCGCCCGGCTGTACAAGGGCCTGCAGGGCCTGGCCAAGGCGCACAAGGTGCAGCTGGTCGAGGGCACCGGCACCTTCGCGGGCGGCACCACGGTCGAAGTCGACGGCACCCGCTACACCGGCAAGAACGTCATCCTCGCCACCGGTTCGTACTCGCGCACGCTGCCCGGCCTCGAGCTCGGCGGCCGCGTGATCGCCAGCGAGCAGGCGCTCGCGCTCGACTTCGTGCCGAAGAAGGTCGTCGTGCTCGGCGGCGGCGTCATCGGCGTCGAGTTCGCCAGCGTGTGGGCGTCGTTCGGCGTCGAGGTGACGATCGTCGAGGCGCTGCCCCGGCTCGTCCCGAACGAGGACGAGTACATCTCGAAGCAGCTCGAGCGCGCGTTCCGCCGCCGCAAGATCGCCTTCAAGACCGGCGTCCGGTTCACCGGCGTCAAGCAGGACGACAACGGCGTCGCCGTTTCGCTGGAGTCCGGCGAGACCCTCGAGGCCGACCTGCTGCTGGTCGCCGTCGGCCGCGGCCCCAACTCCGCCGGCCACGGTTACGAGGAAGCGGGCGTCACCATCGACCGCGGCTTCGTGCTCACCAACGACCGCCTGCAGACCAACCTGCCGAACGTCTACGCCGTCGGCGACATCGTGCCCGGCCTGCAGCTCGCGCACCGCGGCTTCCAGCAGGGCATCTTCGTCGCCGAGGAGATCGCGGGCCTCGAGCCGCGCGTGATCGACGAGGCCGGTATCCCGCGCGTCACCTACTCGCACCCCGAGGTCGCCTCGGTCGGGCTCACCGAGTCGCAGGCCAAGGACAAGTACGGCGCGGAGGTCACCACCTTCACCTACGACCTCGGCGGCAACGGCAAGAGCCAGATCCTCAAGACCTCGGGCGGCGTGAAGCTGATCAAGGCGCCGGACGGCCCCGTCGTCGGCGTGCACATGGTCGGCGACCGCGTCGGCGAGCTGATCGGCGAAGCGCAGCTCATCTACAGCTGGGAGGCCTTCCCGGAGGACGTCGCCCCGCTCATCCACGCCCACCCCACCCAGACCGAGGCCCTCGGCGAAGCATTCCTTGCCCTCGCGGGCAAGCCGCTCCACGTGCACAGCTGA